One Glycine max cultivar Williams 82 chromosome 6, Glycine_max_v4.0, whole genome shotgun sequence DNA segment encodes these proteins:
- the LOC100793794 gene encoding uncharacterized protein — protein MDNTEAEEQLASEMLLNQKLEELDEAYQTKISHVYDYANFTLPKDFFKCGYECFDGSKRQEEVINCVNNCADRLTKVQKALNNEINMFEEKMGKSVMVCQLKHDEAKLQQKAGAGPDLVSCLDQAIQENIKFLPDINKLKAAFGISDDSS, from the exons ATGGATAACACAGAAGCTGAAGAGCAATTAGCTTCAGAGATGCTGCTGAATCAGAAACTCGAAGAATTGGATGAGGCTTATCAAACTAAGATTTCCCATGTCTATGACTATGCCAATTTTACTCTTCCG aaagatttttttaaatgtggaTATGAGTGCTTTGATGGAAGCAAAAGGCAGGAAGAAGTAATCAATTGTGTCAATAATTGCGCTGATCGTCTTACTAAAGTGCAAAAAGCTTTGAATAATGAGATAAACATGTTTGAG GAGAAGATGGGTAAATCAGTGATGGTGTGTCAACTAAAGCATGACGAAGCTAAGCTCCAACAGAAAGCTGGTGCTGGGCCTGATTTGGTTTCCTGTCTTGACCAGGCAATCCAGGAAAACATCAAGTTTCTGCCAGATATTAACAAGCTGAAAGCTGCCTTTGGAATTAGTGACGATAGCTCGTAG